caaaaacctgaagcaagaacttttccagcagatttttggacacgaaacttcttaggtcttggagaaccagagtgtcgccattccatcgattgttgctttgtttctggatcgtagaaatgtacccaagtctcatccgtagtaacaattcggtttaagaagtctacatcgttttcaaatcgagcacagatcgaacgcgatgcttctacctttgcacgcttttggtcaacattcaaacatttggggatccatctttcatcaaattttctcatgtccaaattgaatactcagtgcttcagatatccgttttagcccaattcgacggtctgataaaatcatgtcatgaactgcatcgatattttctgggactgacacagaaactggccttcccgatcggtcatcatcttcaatggaaaatttatctgttttaaagcttgcagtccaatttttcacggtcgcatacgaaggacatcgatcaccaagggtattgagcatgtcttcgtaaatctgcttaactCTTAAcctttttgaatacaggtacctgatgatggctcgattttcacaatttcggtggacatcttctttcttttaagttattgcttaactctgatttacttttttgaccccaaacttcacactgacacttctaatgagttattgttcgttgctatggtaacgcaatatttcttctatgcatggaactggtctggtCTAACTGGATataaatacatcctcgtaattctTCGAGTAATACTTGACATACGACGTTTTTCACAGTGGGCTGCCTGGCACAGTTCAAATGCCCTGCCAGAACCGGGTTTTTCCCAGATCCCGAACAGTGCGATCTGTACTACGTTTGTTCGAGAGGCAGCTATGAGGAGAAGCTCTGTCCTGACGGTCTAGTTTTCGATGACACCAATCCCAACAAGGGCAAATGTGACATACCTTCGAACGTCGATTGTGGAGACAGAGATGTTTTACGTGAGTACCAAATTATTTGGCTACGTTCTCTcatcctttccagggtgtgttctGACGAACTTACGTTTCTATAGAGGAGGCGAAACCAAGCAAGGGTTGCCCTAGAGCCAATGGGTACTACCGGCACACGGACCCCGAGGCTTGCGATAAGTTTTTCAACTGCGTGGATGGAACACCGATAGAAGTGTCCTGTCCACCTGGGCTCATATACGACGACGTGGAAAGTACTTGCTCGTGGCCCAAAGAGAGCAACAGGAAGGACTGCGGCATCATCAAAAGAGGTACCCCATAATTGACAATAAAAGATTTTGAACCGTAACCAGTTTGGCCTTTCTGTTTCCCTTCTCACTCTCTTTCCAAACGATCAAATTAACCTTCTTTCCATATTATAGATTCTTTGGAGGATGGTTTCTCTTGCCCAGAGGAAGAGGCATTGGGTCCAGATGGGAGACTGATGCCCCATCCAACATACGCGCATCCGGACGACTGTCAGAAATTCTACATCTGTAGGAATGGAGTGAGACCACAAAGAGGTGCCTGTCCTTATGGAAAAGTTTACAGTGAAGATACTTTCAAATGCGAAGATCCCAAAAATGTCCCTGGGTGGTAAGTCTTCATTTGATCGATTTTTCTTCTCGAAACGATACGTAAATTTGAAATATGCATTAACGTCTCTTTGTATTTTTCGATCTTGATCTTCATctctatttcagtgaagattatTACGCTAAGGATGAGAAAAAACCACAGGGAAGAAGTCAGTGAAACTTGAAGTCacaatatattgaagaaaactg
The window above is part of the Coccinella septempunctata chromosome 8, icCocSept1.1, whole genome shotgun sequence genome. Proteins encoded here:
- the LOC123319086 gene encoding protein obstructor-E-like, with protein sequence MFASEFFVVLCLLSVGCLAQFKCPARTGFFPDPEQCDLYYVCSRGSYEEKLCPDGLVFDDTNPNKGKCDIPSNVDCGDRDVLQEAKPSKGCPRANGYYRHTDPEACDKFFNCVDGTPIEVSCPPGLIYDDVESTCSWPKESNRKDCGIIKRDSLEDGFSCPEEEALGPDGRLMPHPTYAHPDDCQKFYICRNGVRPQRGACPYGKVYSEDTFKCEDPKNVPGCEDYYAKDEKKPQGRSQ